One segment of Balaenoptera ricei isolate mBalRic1 chromosome 8, mBalRic1.hap2, whole genome shotgun sequence DNA contains the following:
- the TREH gene encoding LOW QUALITY PROTEIN: trehalase (The sequence of the model RefSeq protein was modified relative to this genomic sequence to represent the inferred CDS: inserted 3 bases in 2 codons) has product MAKGEHSRTREKGGWFKYGLQHKRSXEVYPTYHTPLWAGGLSNPGNVDKALKYLEDSWILTYQKTGQQWDFPNAWXPLQDLLIRGLAKSPSATAQEVAFQLAQNWIQTNCDIYSKKSAKYEKYDVSNGGHPGGRGEYEVQEGFGWTNGVVLMLLDCYGDRLSSGTHTAFLEPHCLAAALLLTLLLSLLPQ; this is encoded by the exons ATGGCCAAGGGAGAGCACAGTAGGACCAGA GAGAAAGGTGGCTGGTTCAAGTATGGCCTTCAGCATAAAAGATC GGAAGTTTACCCCACTTACCACACTCCTCTCTGGGCTGGCGGCCTCTCCAACCCGGGCAACGTGGACAAGGCTCTGAAATACCTGGAG GACAGCTGGATCCTCACCTACCAGAAGACAGGCCAGCAGTGGGACTTCCCCAacgcct gccccctgcaggaCCTGCTCATCAGAG GTCTGGCCAAGTCTCCTTCAGCCACAGCCCAGGAAGTGGCTTTCCAGCTGGCCCAGAATTGGATCCAAACCAACTGTGACATCTACTCCAAAAAGTCAGCCAAGTATGAGAAG TATGATGTCAGCAACGGTGGACACCCAGGTGGTAGAGGGGAGTATGAAGTTCAG GAGGGGTTTGGCTGGACCAATGGTGTGGTCCTGATGCTCCTGGACTGCTATGGTGACCGGCTGAGCTCGGGGACCCACACAGCTTTCCTGGAGCCCCACTGCCTTGCAGCTGCCCTTCTCCTTACCCTCCTGCTCAGCCTCCTGCCTCAGTGA